Below is a genomic region from Persicimonas caeni.
GATCGGCCCGTCGACATGGGTCACCCACTCGACCGGGTGCAGCGGGTCGACCTTGCTGCACAACCGGATGCGGTGGGGCGTGCCATCGGCAGCGTCGAAGCCCATCTCGTACTCGATGCCGTCCTCGGAGAGCAGCCGCACGCGGATCGTTCCGCGCACCTCGGCGTGCTCGACCAGGCCCTCGAGGGTGAGCGTGCCGTCGATATTGCCCTCGAGATCGCGCGCCAGGCGCCCCACGTTGGGGAACTCGGCTTGCAACGTCAGACGTGCGCGCCCCGCCTTGCCACTCGTGTCGTCTCGCTCGGCGTCCCGCCACTCCCCTTCGAGCACCTGGCGGAACCCAAAGCCCACGTTTTGCTTGCGGTCCTTGAGGCGTACGCGCGTCTCGGTGTCGAAGCGCGGCGCCCAGCCGTGATCTTGATACCAACGAATCGTCTCGACGATTCCCTGGCGAAAGTCGGTGTATTTGGCCTTCCAGCCGAGCGCCTTGAGCGCGTCTGCGCCCAGGATATTGTCCTTCTCCACATAGAACAGCGCGTTGCGGTCGACGCGCGGGCGCAGCGGGCTATGCAGCTCGTACTGGTGCTGGACCCGATTCCACAGCCCGCGCAGCAGCTGCCGGGCCAGATCGAAGATCCACTCCCGGTCGATCAGCGGCGACAGCGCCGTCCACAGCGCCGTGTTGGGAAACGGCACCAGCGGGCCGACTTCGAGGCCGTAGGCTTCGGTGATCGAGGTGATCACCTCGCCAAAGCCCAGCGGCGTGTCGTCGGCGACGTTGAAGGTGCGCTCGAACGCCTCCTCGTTGCCCAGCACCCACAGCGCGGCGCTGGCCGCGTCTTCGACGTAGCACCAGTTCGTGCGCGGCCCGCCGGTAATCCCCGGAAGGTAAGGCATAAACCCGCGGACCAGCGGCGGAAGCGTGGCGATGCTCGCCCCCATCTTGGCGCAGTGCGGCCCGTAGATGAGCGCGGGGCGCAGCACCGTCCAATGCGTCTCGCCCGACGTCGAGGCGAGCACCTCTTCGCTGTCGATCTTGGTCTGCTCGAAGGCGTTGCTCGCCTCGACGGGGTCGTCTTCGCTGCGCAAGCCCGACTGCGGCCGATAAATCGCCCCGCAGCTAAAATGAACGAAGTGCTCGAGCCCGGCGCGATCGGCGGCTTCGTACAGCTCGCGGACCAACTCGACGTTGACCCCGGCCAATTCCGGATAACTTTCCGACAGGCTGACCAACGCAGCGGTGTGCACCACCGCCGCACAGCCGTCGACGAGCGCGTCCAAGTTGGCCGCCGACAGCTCGGCGTAGCGCCAATCGACGTCCTCGTGGGGGTCAAACAGACCGTGCAGCTCGACCTCGGTGGCCGCCACCCGATCGATGGCGCGCACGCGCAAGCCTGCGTCGAGCGCCTTTCGCACCACGTGGCGCCCCACCCCGCCGGCGGCGCCGGTCACCAAGACCAGCGTTCCCGGCTCGAGATTCGTTTTGAGACCCTCTTGCGTACTCATGGCGACACCGATTCCTGTCTATGTCCTGACACTGCGCGATGGCTAGCACAGTAGAACGGCGTTTGTCAGCTTTCGGTGTCGCCATGCTCGGCGTCAATTACAAAGACAGATTTGGCGCGATGACGTTGTCCAGCGCAGGGTTGAACCGCACGCGCACACTCCCGACACCGGCGAGCGACGACAAATCGACGGTATGGAGCAGATCGTTATTCTCGATGAGGAGCCTCATGTCGATCGAGACGAGCTGCGCTGCCGAGACCATCAGCAGCGCGTCGTTGCCCGCGATGAGCAGTTCGCCGGCCGATACCAGCGCCGGAAGATCGATCTGCTGCAATGAGGGGTTTCCAAAAATATGGATGACCCCGTCGACCGTCTCGAGCGACCCGAGATTGTCTAGCGCCACCAGCGATGGGTTCCCCTCGACGACCAAGCCCTCACCGATGGACTCGAGCTCGTCGAGCCCGGCCAGGCTACGCAGATTGGCGTTGTCGGCGACACCGACGAAGCCGCCGACGGAGCGAAGCCCGCTCAAAAACCGAAGGTCGGTGACGTCGTCGGTGTTCTGAACGAAAAGACTCCCGCCGATCTCGACACAACCGTCGGAATTGCCGATAGCATCCGCATCACTCGCGCTATTGATGACCACGTCGCCTTCAATGATAGCGCAGGGCTCGTCACCGCCATCATCGCCGTCGCCGTCGTCGACACGCTCGACGAGCTTGGCGATGACAGAAAATTGAGCGGCATAGATCGCATCTCCATCAACGGCGACAGCCGCCCCGAAACTGAGGGGCGCGTCCCCGAAGAGAAACGTCCAGGATTCAGCCCCGCCCGCTGTGTATTTTCGAATATAGGTGCGTTGCCCAGTCGCAGGGTCTTCTCCCCCGAGTGTGGGTCCGGCTTGGAGGGCTACATAGATGTCGGACATTCCCGCCGCGATCGCGTCGGCCGTATCTGCGATTGGGGTCCCGAACTGAGTGGTCCACTGCTCGGCGCCGTCAGCGCCGTAAGTCCGCACGAAGGCGTCGCGATCGCCCAAATTACTCTGGCCGGAAAGCGCCCCGTCGGTCCATCCGCTCACGTGGACACGTCCCGCGGTCACGGCCACGTCGGTCGCCAGGTCGTTGGCCGTGCTGCCGAATTGGTCGAGCCAGACGCGTGTCCCGTCGGTGTCGAAGTGAGCCACGAACGCGTCACGGGCGCCCAGATTGCTCTGGCCGGAGAGCGCCCCGTCGGTCCAACCGCTCACGGACAGGCCGTCATCGTTGATCGCGATGCCGGTCGCCTCGTCGTCGACGTCCGGATCGCCGAAGCGCGAGCTCCACACGAGGTTGCCATCGAGGTCGAACTTGATGACGAACGCATCGAAGGGCAGCGTCTGCCGGCCAGGTGCGAAAGGACTGCCTGTGGAACCGCTTACGTAGATGCCCGTGTCGTCGATGACGGCATCGCTCGGGTCCGTGACCCGTTGATCCGCGAACGCGAATTCTTCGGTCCAGAGCACTGTGCCATCGTGGGTGTACTTTCGGATGAAGAGCCCAGCTCTCGCCCCCTGCATCGCCGAGGCGAAACCAGCCTCGCCGACGGCATATACACCGGTCGCGTCCACCAAGATGGCGTCGACAAACTCGAGCTGGCGCAGGGCGAACGCATCGGACCACAGCTCGTTTCCATCCGCATCGTAGGCGCGAATGAAGGCATCTGGCCCTCGACCGACGTCCGGAAAGCCCGGCAGTACGCCTCCCCCGCCGAGCAAGCCGCCGACGTAGACGTTGCCGTCGGCGCCCACCGTCCTAATGCGCGCGTTGGCACCCGCTTCGATCTGTCGTGTCCACTCGAGTTGCGGCTCATCGCCTGCCGTCTGCGCACTTGCGGCTGTCCTCGACGCTCCGGGGCTCGTGCCCGGTGTGTCACCTGGGCTGACATCGCCACATGCGATCGAGCAAACGAATGATAATACGATTGGAAAGAGCAATCGTCTCGTCATGAGGTCCCCCTTGTCGATTTGCATCCCCCACAACTCCGACCAAGTCGGGCCAAACGGCACCCGGCGTCAGTCACCAATACGGGGCCCCTACTCACGAGGAGCTGCGCAATCTACCCTAACCCCTTCAAGATTAGTCATTTTATGAAGGCATCAAACACTCCTTGAGACGAACACCTGCGCAGTTAGACTCGAGCCCGGGCAATGCGACTCGTCGAGGTTCTTTTCAAAACGTCGACAAGAGCCCCCTATCTTGCAGCGAGGTTAGGGGGCGTGCTAATCGTCGCCCTTGTCTGAATGCTGTTGATTGAAACACTACATCAAGGAGCCACACGCCATGGCCGAACACGTATACATCGAAGACATCGCCGACCACGTAGGCGAGACCGTCACCATCAAAGGGTGGCTCTACAACATGCGCTCGAGCGGCAAGCTCCACTTCTTGGAGCTTCGCGACGGCACCGGCTTTATGCAGGGCGTCATGTTCAAGGGCGACGTCGATGAGGAGTTGTTCGACAAGACGAATTACCTGCGCCAGGAGACGAGCATCATCGTCACCGGCACCGTCAAAGAGGACGAGCGCGCCCCGTTCATCCCCTTCGAGATGGGCATCTCCGATATCGAGGTCGTCGCTGAGCCGACCCAAGAGTACCCGGTCACCCATAAAGAGCACGGCGTGGCGTTCCTCATGGAGAACCGCCACCTGTGGATGCGCACTCCGCGCCAAGTCGCGATCATGAAGGTGCGCCACGAGATCATCAAAGCGATCCGTGGCTTCTTCGACGACCGCAAATTCCAGCTCGTCGACGCGCCTATCTTCACCCCGGCGGCCGTCGAGGGCACCACCACGCTCTTCGAGACCGAATACTTCAGCCAGAAGGCCTACCTGACCCAGTCGGGCCAGCTCTACATGGAGGCCGGCGCGATGGCCTTCGGCAAGGTCTACTGCTTCGGGCCGACTTTCCGCGCCGAGAAGTCCAAGACTCGCCGTCACCTGACCGAGTTCTGGATGGTCGAGCCGGAGGTCGCCTATATGGAGCTCGACGAGGACATGGACTTGGCCGAGGCCTTTGTCCAGCACATCGTCAGCCAC
It encodes:
- a CDS encoding NAD-dependent epimerase/dehydratase family protein; translated protein: MSTQEGLKTNLEPGTLVLVTGAAGGVGRHVVRKALDAGLRVRAIDRVAATEVELHGLFDPHEDVDWRYAELSAANLDALVDGCAAVVHTAALVSLSESYPELAGVNVELVRELYEAADRAGLEHFVHFSCGAIYRPQSGLRSEDDPVEASNAFEQTKIDSEEVLASTSGETHWTVLRPALIYGPHCAKMGASIATLPPLVRGFMPYLPGITGGPRTNWCYVEDAASAALWVLGNEEAFERTFNVADDTPLGFGEVITSITEAYGLEVGPLVPFPNTALWTALSPLIDREWIFDLARQLLRGLWNRVQHQYELHSPLRPRVDRNALFYVEKDNILGADALKALGWKAKYTDFRQGIVETIRWYQDHGWAPRFDTETRVRLKDRKQNVGFGFRQVLEGEWRDAERDDTSGKAGRARLTLQAEFPNVGRLARDLEGNIDGTLTLEGLVEHAEVRGTIRVRLLSEDGIEYEMGFDAADGTPHRIRLCSKVDPLHPVEWVTHVDGPITGHDAEVVGHVDLRFHLRSQLVPTVASVRIVH
- a CDS encoding receptor L domain-containing protein: MGADGNVYVGGLLGGGGVLPGFPDVGRGPDAFIRAYDADGNELWSDAFALRQLEFVDAILVDATGVYAVGEAGFASAMQGARAGLFIRKYTHDGTVLWTEEFAFADQRVTDPSDAVIDDTGIYVSGSTGSPFAPGRQTLPFDAFVIKFDLDGNLVWSSRFGDPDVDDEATGIAINDDGLSVSGWTDGALSGQSNLGARDAFVAHFDTDGTRVWLDQFGSTANDLATDVAVTAGRVHVSGWTDGALSGQSNLGDRDAFVRTYGADGAEQWTTQFGTPIADTADAIAAGMSDIYVALQAGPTLGGEDPATGQRTYIRKYTAGGAESWTFLFGDAPLSFGAAVAVDGDAIYAAQFSVIAKLVERVDDGDGDDGGDEPCAIIEGDVVINSASDADAIGNSDGCVEIGGSLFVQNTDDVTDLRFLSGLRSVGGFVGVADNANLRSLAGLDELESIGEGLVVEGNPSLVALDNLGSLETVDGVIHIFGNPSLQQIDLPALVSAGELLIAGNDALLMVSAAQLVSIDMRLLIENNDLLHTVDLSSLAGVGSVRVRFNPALDNVIAPNLSL
- the asnS gene encoding asparagine--tRNA ligase; this translates as MAEHVYIEDIADHVGETVTIKGWLYNMRSSGKLHFLELRDGTGFMQGVMFKGDVDEELFDKTNYLRQETSIIVTGTVKEDERAPFIPFEMGISDIEVVAEPTQEYPVTHKEHGVAFLMENRHLWMRTPRQVAIMKVRHEIIKAIRGFFDDRKFQLVDAPIFTPAAVEGTTTLFETEYFSQKAYLTQSGQLYMEAGAMAFGKVYCFGPTFRAEKSKTRRHLTEFWMVEPEVAYMELDEDMDLAEAFVQHIVSHVLEHCKDELETLERDTAPLEKIAQPFPRISYDEAVEIIKENGGDIEYGADFGAPDETILGEHFDTPVMVHRYPADIKAFYMRKDPNDETKALCVDVIAPEGYGEIIGGGEREWDVEKLEKSIEEHNLPMEAFEWYLDVRRYGSVPHAGFGLGLERTVAWMCGLHHVRETIPFPRMMDKIIP